In Flavobacterium gelatinilyticum, a genomic segment contains:
- a CDS encoding hydroxymethylglutaryl-CoA synthase family protein, with product MKTGIDAIAFDVANIHLPIKTLAVARNIEPEKLEKGLGLLKMTFPDVHQDAVVFGANALTKLITDNKINLNEISRIYVGTESSVDSSKPIASYLISLMEQKFGEDVLAECDVVDFTFACIGGVDAMQNCLDFVKINPAKKAIVVTSDFAKYDLNSGGEYTQGAGAVAMLITANPKIIAFDDNWATSTKGVFDFFKPYRTISKEEITKNTNNDSWFDNLEAEIEIHKDQPVFDGQYSNQCYMDRTRNAYFSFKKLKNTTETLYNTWTSIIMHLPYSFQGRRMLSEIYALDSAEKIIADDIAPADYQTKIKEVAKSDNYKTFVTEKLQPAELASSLIGNLYTGSIFMGLLSTLAHFYDTKKEVAGTKFGFLAYGSGSKSKVFEGTIQPEWQSALANVKLFENLAESVEIDFNTYESLHKKEQKQSVRTPKNEWVLDRIEKEIPVLIGARYYKWID from the coding sequence ATGAAAACAGGAATTGATGCCATCGCGTTTGATGTCGCAAACATACACTTACCCATAAAAACATTGGCAGTTGCCAGAAATATTGAACCAGAAAAACTAGAAAAAGGTCTTGGATTACTTAAAATGACTTTCCCTGACGTTCATCAGGATGCAGTTGTTTTTGGAGCAAATGCTTTAACAAAACTTATTACTGATAATAAAATTAACCTAAACGAAATAAGCCGAATCTATGTTGGTACCGAAAGCAGCGTAGACAGCTCAAAACCAATTGCTTCTTATTTAATTAGTTTAATGGAGCAAAAATTTGGCGAAGACGTTTTGGCAGAATGCGATGTTGTTGACTTTACTTTTGCTTGTATTGGCGGCGTAGATGCCATGCAAAACTGCCTTGATTTTGTAAAAATAAATCCGGCGAAAAAAGCAATTGTCGTAACAAGCGATTTTGCGAAATACGATTTAAATTCTGGCGGAGAATACACTCAAGGTGCCGGAGCTGTCGCTATGCTGATTACTGCAAACCCAAAAATTATTGCTTTTGATGACAATTGGGCAACAAGCACAAAAGGTGTTTTTGATTTCTTTAAACCATACAGAACTATTTCTAAAGAAGAAATCACTAAAAACACCAACAACGATTCCTGGTTTGATAATTTAGAAGCCGAAATTGAAATCCACAAAGACCAGCCTGTTTTTGACGGACAATATTCGAATCAATGTTATATGGATCGTACGCGTAATGCTTACTTTTCATTCAAAAAATTAAAAAACACTACCGAAACTCTATATAATACCTGGACAAGTATTATCATGCACCTTCCGTATTCTTTTCAAGGGCGACGAATGTTGTCTGAAATTTATGCTTTAGACAGTGCCGAAAAAATTATTGCCGATGATATTGCACCTGCAGATTATCAGACAAAAATTAAAGAAGTAGCAAAATCTGATAACTACAAAACATTTGTAACAGAGAAATTACAGCCTGCTGAATTAGCATCTTCTTTAATTGGAAACCTTTATACAGGTTCTATTTTCATGGGATTATTGTCGACTTTGGCTCATTTCTACGATACTAAAAAAGAAGTTGCCGGAACTAAATTTGGTTTCTTAGCTTACGGAAGCGGTTCTAAATCGAAAGTTTTTGAAGGAACAATTCAACCGGAATGGCAATCGGCTTTGGCAAACGTGAAACTTTTTGAAAATTTAGCAGAAAGTGTAGAAATTGATTTCAACACTTACGAAAG
- a CDS encoding succinate dehydrogenase cytochrome b subunit produces the protein MAQSALLNASILKKVAMALSGIFLITFLALHVSLNFISILSEDVFNEASHFMGYNPLIQYVMQPVLAFGVIFHFVMGFILTAQNSAARPIAYAKYNGAANASWSSRNMIISGLVILAFLGLHFYDFWFPEVSYKYIAGTAPDATRYYGELVHKFQDPIRTGLYCISFILLGFHLWHGFASSLQSVGMHNKYSRFLAKVGYWFAVVVPALFVIIALFHHFKQ, from the coding sequence ATGGCACAATCTGCACTATTGAATGCTTCCATCTTAAAGAAAGTAGCTATGGCTCTTTCGGGAATATTCTTAATCACGTTTTTAGCGCTGCATGTTTCCTTAAATTTTATTTCTATTTTGAGTGAAGACGTTTTCAACGAAGCTTCTCACTTTATGGGATACAATCCGCTGATTCAGTATGTAATGCAGCCAGTTTTGGCATTTGGGGTAATTTTCCACTTTGTAATGGGATTTATTCTTACGGCTCAGAACAGCGCGGCACGACCAATTGCATACGCTAAATACAACGGAGCTGCAAACGCTTCTTGGAGTTCTAGAAATATGATTATTTCTGGATTGGTTATTTTGGCTTTCTTAGGATTGCACTTTTATGATTTCTGGTTTCCTGAAGTTAGCTACAAATATATAGCTGGAACAGCACCGGATGCTACAAGATATTATGGTGAGTTAGTTCACAAATTTCAAGACCCAATTCGTACAGGTTTATACTGTATTTCTTTTATCCTTTTAGGATTTCACTTATGGCACGGGTTTGCATCTTCTCTTCAATCTGTAGGGATGCACAACAAATACTCGAGATTTTTAGCAAAAGTAGGTTACTGGTTCGCAGTTGTAGTTCCGGCTCTTTTCGTAATTATCGCCTTATTTCATCATTTCAAACAATAA